The following coding sequences lie in one Myxococcus xanthus genomic window:
- a CDS encoding glycosyltransferase has product MSTPRPPPRRTGLPAIHQVLPRLAWGDAVGNQVRYLQGLLRRWGHASEIYAEAWDDACKDQVRPVRDYEREADHNAVLLVHHSFESRLVPRIAKSPGRKVLVYHNVTPARLFEGFERKVAAACDAARDELLALRPHVEAAFAYSRFSAEELVAAGYPNVAVLPFAIDWAAFDTPPDPALQAELDDGMSNILFVGRAVPSKKVDDVLRVFTAYQRLYQPRSRLVVAGYLHRDGAYGAYLHGLKDVLGAEQVRFLGRVSAAQLSACFATASAYLSMSRHEGFGVPLLEAMYRGVPVVAYGAAAVPETMGGAGLATRSDEPREVAKLLAVLDRNAGLRAQAIAAQRERIAELSQEAVAEQVRVAFEGICSGTAPQRPVATTTAATVELVCPGFTVRPEEPASRLARRLAERLPGARVLALRPWGEEASLTPEPISDDGVAVTHFTPDQPVDSNPRTALPGSSALETAVRASSGPVVLLSADTVSAQTLMPHVSAKALGICAPSSQPALLASAREHLGDRLVVEEPAHLETALQTLLTTLASTGVLPRAT; this is encoded by the coding sequence GTGAGCACACCGCGCCCCCCTCCCCGCCGGACCGGGCTTCCCGCCATCCACCAGGTGCTCCCCCGGCTCGCCTGGGGCGACGCCGTGGGCAATCAGGTGCGATATCTCCAGGGCCTGCTGCGCCGCTGGGGCCATGCCTCCGAAATCTACGCCGAGGCCTGGGACGACGCCTGCAAGGACCAGGTCCGCCCGGTGCGTGATTACGAGCGGGAAGCGGACCACAACGCAGTCCTGCTGGTGCATCACAGCTTCGAATCGCGGCTGGTGCCCCGCATCGCGAAGAGCCCTGGCCGCAAGGTGCTTGTCTACCACAACGTGACACCCGCGCGGCTGTTCGAGGGCTTCGAGCGCAAGGTGGCCGCCGCGTGTGACGCCGCGCGGGATGAGCTGCTGGCGCTGCGCCCCCACGTCGAAGCGGCCTTCGCCTACTCGCGCTTCAGCGCCGAGGAGCTGGTGGCCGCGGGCTACCCGAACGTCGCGGTGCTGCCCTTCGCCATCGACTGGGCGGCGTTCGACACGCCGCCGGACCCGGCGCTCCAGGCCGAGCTGGACGACGGAATGTCCAACATCCTCTTCGTGGGCCGCGCGGTGCCCAGCAAGAAGGTGGATGACGTGCTGCGCGTCTTCACCGCGTACCAGCGGCTCTACCAGCCCCGCAGCCGGCTCGTCGTCGCGGGCTACCTGCATCGGGATGGGGCCTATGGCGCCTATCTGCATGGGCTGAAGGACGTGCTGGGCGCCGAGCAGGTCCGCTTCCTGGGACGCGTCAGCGCCGCGCAGCTCTCCGCCTGCTTCGCCACCGCGTCCGCGTACCTCTCCATGAGCCGCCACGAGGGCTTCGGTGTGCCACTGCTGGAAGCCATGTACCGGGGTGTGCCCGTGGTGGCCTACGGCGCCGCCGCCGTGCCGGAGACGATGGGCGGCGCGGGGCTCGCCACGCGCTCGGACGAGCCACGCGAGGTCGCGAAGCTGCTCGCCGTGCTGGACCGCAATGCCGGGCTGCGCGCGCAGGCGATTGCCGCGCAGCGTGAACGCATCGCCGAGCTGTCGCAGGAGGCCGTGGCCGAACAGGTCCGCGTGGCCTTCGAAGGCATCTGCTCCGGTACGGCGCCGCAGCGCCCGGTAGCCACGACGACGGCAGCCACCGTGGAACTCGTCTGCCCAGGCTTCACCGTACGGCCCGAGGAGCCAGCCTCACGTCTGGCCCGCCGACTGGCCGAGCGCCTGCCAGGTGCCCGGGTGCTTGCCCTGCGCCCGTGGGGTGAAGAGGCATCCCTGACGCCGGAGCCCATCAGCGACGACGGTGTCGCGGTGACGCACTTCACGCCGGACCAACCGGTGGACTCAAACCCCAGGACGGCCCTACCGGGGTCCTCCGCGCTGGAGACGGCGGTGCGGGCTTCGAGCGGGCCCGTGGTGCTGCTGAGCGCGGACACGGTGTCAGCGCAAACCCTGATGCCCCATGTCTCGGCGAAGGCCTTGGGCATCTGTGCACCTTCCAGCCAGCCGGCCCTGCTCGCATCCGCCCGGGAGCACCTGGGTGACAGGTTGGTGGTGGAGGAGCCGGCTCACCTCGAGACGGCGCTGCAGACACTGCTCACGACGCTGGCTTCAACGGGAGTCCTCCCACGTGCGACCTGA
- a CDS encoding glycosyltransferase, which yields MAAVRVYSPSVRRLPLSKVWSLRICLVSKELAPFDRGDIATYVATMSRALAEAGHEVHVLTAAHADWQRAVSFLPGVHLHAADEREVDFKGAFPHAPLRHAWAAYRSLLELHARHPFDVIEFPDDAGEGYFAMRARRTLGHFEPAVLAVRLHDSTHDRLLLNRVATLDMDTTQREHMEDTSIREADLVLSPSGPAMARVRTRLELKRSGVVIPPPFSALREHRSSPRSREGLPLVLYVGDLEYRKGVHLLVEAMQVLFEQGVAAEVRLIGDDTRTGPFGRSLRQWLDQRIAPAWRNRFHFTPPREGADIASALAEAAVCCIPSRWEHFSHVCMEAMSAGALVVGSDGGGNAELIEDGQSGLLFRSDDASQLARALERALSTPALQEAVRHTAPARIASYCAPASIVRQFEAAVADARHQRHMGPISAAPRKKDAATPYVSILVPYYNMGRYLPETLRSIRAQTFTDYEIILVDDGSTDSESRAVLETLHAPDLHILRKPNGGLSSARNAGLRAARGRYILPLDPDDLIQPTFLEKAVAVMDSTPGLAYVTSLVSYFVETPDQPVGGWIPWGTERDALLAENVASTCTALMERQRIEEVGGYDEWLTAYEDWDVFCSLAERGLAGSVIPEPLFLYRLRPDSMTRSMRVNDRHAQMAYLCQKHPALPLHPERALRMQLGRAHKQELHLRATGAASPPLLNRFADKMNATLKRFDFAHATLRRAALWVAGADDDSRPLRHQVMERFFRRRH from the coding sequence ATGGCGGCCGTTCGGGTGTATTCCCCATCCGTTCGACGCCTTCCTCTGTCCAAGGTCTGGTCCTTGCGCATCTGCCTCGTCTCCAAAGAACTCGCCCCCTTCGACAGGGGCGACATCGCGACCTACGTGGCAACCATGAGCCGGGCGCTTGCGGAGGCCGGACATGAGGTCCATGTCTTGACGGCGGCGCATGCCGACTGGCAGCGGGCCGTGTCCTTCCTTCCCGGCGTGCACCTGCACGCCGCGGATGAGCGAGAGGTGGACTTCAAAGGTGCGTTTCCACACGCACCACTTCGCCATGCGTGGGCGGCGTACAGAAGCCTGCTGGAACTCCACGCGCGTCATCCCTTCGACGTCATCGAGTTCCCCGACGACGCAGGCGAGGGCTATTTCGCGATGCGCGCCCGGCGGACGCTGGGGCACTTCGAGCCAGCGGTCCTCGCGGTGCGCTTGCACGACTCCACCCACGACCGCCTGCTGCTCAACAGGGTGGCCACGCTCGACATGGACACCACCCAGCGCGAGCACATGGAGGACACGTCCATCCGTGAAGCGGACCTCGTGCTGTCTCCCTCCGGGCCAGCCATGGCGCGAGTCCGCACCAGGCTGGAGCTGAAGCGCAGCGGCGTCGTGATTCCACCTCCGTTCTCGGCACTCCGGGAGCACCGCTCATCCCCTCGTTCCCGCGAAGGACTGCCCCTGGTGCTGTACGTCGGAGACCTGGAGTACCGAAAGGGCGTGCATCTTCTCGTCGAAGCCATGCAGGTGCTCTTCGAGCAAGGAGTCGCCGCGGAGGTCCGGCTCATCGGGGATGACACACGCACCGGCCCGTTCGGCCGCTCCCTGCGACAGTGGCTGGACCAGCGCATCGCCCCCGCCTGGCGAAACAGGTTCCACTTCACACCTCCGCGCGAAGGAGCAGACATCGCCTCGGCGCTCGCCGAAGCAGCGGTGTGCTGCATCCCGTCTCGCTGGGAGCACTTCTCCCACGTGTGCATGGAAGCCATGTCCGCTGGAGCGCTCGTGGTGGGCAGCGATGGAGGGGGCAACGCCGAACTCATCGAGGACGGCCAGAGCGGCTTGCTGTTCCGGAGCGACGATGCTTCACAGCTTGCCCGCGCGCTCGAGAGAGCCCTGTCCACACCGGCGCTACAAGAAGCCGTCCGGCATACAGCGCCCGCCCGTATTGCTTCCTATTGCGCCCCCGCCAGCATCGTCCGCCAGTTCGAAGCGGCCGTGGCGGATGCGAGGCACCAGCGTCACATGGGCCCCATCAGCGCCGCGCCCAGGAAGAAGGACGCGGCCACGCCGTACGTGTCCATCCTCGTGCCCTACTACAACATGGGGCGCTACCTCCCCGAGACGCTGCGGTCCATTCGCGCGCAGACCTTCACGGACTACGAAATCATCCTCGTGGATGACGGCTCGACGGATTCGGAGAGTCGAGCCGTGCTGGAGACGCTCCACGCGCCAGACCTCCACATCCTCCGCAAGCCCAACGGAGGGCTCAGCTCGGCCAGGAACGCCGGTCTGCGCGCCGCACGGGGCCGGTACATCCTGCCGCTGGACCCGGACGACCTCATCCAGCCCACCTTCCTGGAGAAAGCCGTCGCGGTGATGGACAGCACACCAGGGTTGGCCTACGTCACGTCACTCGTCTCCTACTTCGTCGAGACGCCGGACCAGCCCGTGGGCGGATGGATTCCCTGGGGCACCGAACGTGACGCACTCCTCGCGGAGAACGTGGCATCCACCTGCACCGCGCTGATGGAGCGACAGCGCATCGAAGAAGTCGGCGGCTACGACGAGTGGCTCACGGCCTATGAAGACTGGGACGTCTTCTGCTCCCTGGCCGAGCGAGGGCTCGCGGGCTCCGTCATCCCAGAGCCGCTCTTCCTGTACCGGCTGCGCCCGGACTCGATGACCCGCAGCATGCGCGTGAACGACCGTCATGCGCAGATGGCCTACCTGTGCCAGAAGCACCCTGCATTGCCGCTCCACCCGGAGCGCGCACTCCGCATGCAGCTCGGCCGAGCCCACAAGCAGGAACTCCATCTGCGCGCGACAGGCGCGGCCTCCCCACCGCTCCTGAATCGATTCGCCGACAAGATGAACGCCACGCTCAAGCGGTTCGACTTCGCCCATGCCACCTTGAGGCGCGCCGCGCTCTGGGTTGCCGGCGCGGACGACGACTCCCGCCCACTGCGTCATCAGGTCATGGAGCGGTTCTTCAGACGCCGCCATTGA
- a CDS encoding DUF2304 family protein, producing the protein MSLPFITVVVGFFFVVISQFGARLAARHSVTWFLASGFVLVAAIRPDWLLPVARLMGISLVSNMVLAGLTMFLFVQMLAHYAESTRVQRQLGQVVSALAAQTFPDVPATSEGGRPRVLVVLPCYNESESLPALLPRLTALTRATPDWELDFCIVNDGSVDGTAGVLRRLAPRNHVTHHTNIGVSGALRTGFLLAQRLEVSYVVQCDADGQHPVESIPDLVRSARSGQTDLLIGSRFCDVATGGTDTLVSTTPLRWVGGRVVSMLLGMFGQQAQVTDPTSGFRVYSPRAVATLLRLMPDEYPEPESIALVALAGLRIGEVAVAMRPRTTGTSSLTGLKGFQFMTKVASALFGLRLRSLIRKEPSALVPTAEGVAPPMVSLTSREPASLPPAEEGRLGG; encoded by the coding sequence ATGTCGCTGCCATTCATTACCGTGGTGGTGGGCTTTTTCTTCGTGGTCATTTCCCAGTTCGGCGCGCGGCTCGCGGCACGGCATTCCGTGACGTGGTTCCTTGCCAGTGGCTTCGTGCTCGTGGCGGCCATCCGTCCGGATTGGTTGCTGCCCGTGGCTCGACTGATGGGCATCAGTTTGGTCAGCAACATGGTCCTGGCTGGGCTCACCATGTTCCTGTTCGTTCAGATGCTGGCGCACTACGCGGAGAGCACACGCGTGCAGCGGCAACTGGGGCAGGTCGTGTCAGCCCTTGCCGCTCAAACATTTCCCGACGTGCCAGCGACGTCGGAAGGTGGTCGCCCCCGCGTGCTGGTGGTTCTCCCTTGCTACAACGAGTCGGAAAGCCTTCCTGCGCTCCTGCCGCGTCTCACGGCGCTGACTCGCGCCACGCCGGACTGGGAGCTGGATTTCTGTATCGTCAATGATGGGTCGGTGGACGGCACGGCCGGGGTGTTACGGCGGCTGGCTCCACGAAACCACGTCACACACCACACCAACATCGGCGTGTCCGGGGCGCTGCGGACGGGGTTCCTCCTGGCCCAGCGGTTGGAGGTCAGCTACGTCGTGCAGTGTGACGCCGACGGGCAGCATCCCGTTGAGTCCATCCCTGACCTGGTTCGCTCGGCGCGGAGCGGGCAGACCGACCTGCTCATTGGCTCCCGTTTCTGCGATGTCGCGACGGGAGGCACGGACACGTTGGTCAGCACGACGCCGCTTCGCTGGGTGGGAGGTCGCGTCGTGAGCATGCTGCTGGGGATGTTTGGCCAGCAGGCCCAGGTGACAGACCCGACATCGGGCTTCAGGGTGTACTCGCCTCGCGCCGTGGCCACGTTGTTGCGCCTCATGCCGGATGAGTACCCGGAGCCGGAGTCCATCGCGCTCGTCGCGCTCGCCGGGCTTCGAATCGGAGAGGTCGCGGTCGCGATGCGCCCACGCACTACGGGGACCTCGAGCCTGACGGGGCTCAAGGGGTTCCAGTTCATGACGAAGGTGGCTTCCGCCCTGTTCGGGTTGCGGCTGCGCTCGTTGATTCGCAAGGAGCCGAGCGCTCTCGTGCCGACGGCGGAAGGCGTCGCGCCCCCCATGGTGTCGCTCACCTCTCGAGAGCCCGCTTCACTTCCACCAGCAGAGGAGGGGCGGTTGGGCGGGTAG
- a CDS encoding glycosyltransferase, producing MSMTRVCLVTDELYPFTPGGIGRVAHNLIMDSQRHGANVEFHVLFPPTVSVQTAQVELFFGGRVKAHLCDFREPQQTTADAHGFYPPTEAFRDSRWHGESLEVMRYLKAREAEGLRFDVIEFADFRGWAFAALQEKHLGLAFTQTTLSVRLHSSYGTLMHHEPNTLEVENLGRYEIERKSLLDADLVVGHLPCIAEFNRRFYGFDDAWMRKVRVEFPPVVMESPAEPSRPFDVPAAQRNLVFVTKIQHFKQPDVFVRGAVLLMRTWPEYQGKAILACHAFDSDFLAEVKALIPSDLTDRFVFIKPGPDREAHMRAGVVVITSSYESLNLTAYEASVAGTRLVLNSACLAFGDDSPFVDGVHCHKYDGSLDALVVAMRKALEGPELAPVRWTVDRPYWERHVREAPPTRSPQPPLVSVVIINQDQGIFLTIALQGVAASTYPEVEVVVVDDGSTSAFDMQVLQRLERSAAEGEGLRVVRSPVRRGFAGARNLGVRAARGAYVVFLESDDSLSPDFIQHAVSALEARQEFSGVVPTGGRFHSSEELANRQFKGFMTYLGDCPTYALAANQVSAPTALLRRTVLEQHAYNETLSGYADWDFFLRLAQGGHRFLVTNQVHFFSRRGHAITPSASQQRQHFRWLVRLFEGVPAPLHPSTRLFALLAHSREAMVDPYGALDTQERRPSSAASAALESAQSLAEAVRPLRYDVVDLMNAALKRLPLVHPLLKQAVAGKPVPTSGETGGASPGEAPPLRYVLVDRANTLFKRMPVIHRAIRSTVSRLT from the coding sequence ATGAGCATGACCCGCGTCTGCCTCGTTACCGATGAGCTCTACCCCTTCACCCCAGGGGGCATTGGCCGCGTCGCGCACAACCTCATCATGGACTCGCAGCGCCACGGCGCGAACGTGGAGTTCCATGTCCTGTTCCCGCCCACCGTTTCCGTGCAGACGGCCCAGGTGGAGCTCTTCTTCGGGGGACGGGTGAAGGCGCATCTGTGCGACTTCCGCGAGCCACAACAGACCACCGCGGATGCGCATGGCTTCTATCCGCCCACGGAAGCCTTTCGGGATTCTCGTTGGCACGGTGAGTCGTTGGAGGTGATGCGCTATCTGAAGGCGCGCGAAGCGGAGGGCTTGCGCTTCGACGTCATCGAGTTCGCGGATTTCCGCGGCTGGGCCTTCGCCGCGCTGCAGGAGAAGCACCTGGGGCTGGCTTTCACGCAGACCACCCTCTCGGTGCGGCTGCACTCGAGCTACGGCACCCTCATGCACCACGAGCCCAACACGCTCGAGGTCGAGAACCTGGGGCGTTACGAAATCGAGCGGAAGTCCTTGCTCGATGCGGACCTCGTGGTGGGGCATCTGCCCTGCATTGCCGAGTTCAACCGGCGTTTCTACGGCTTCGATGACGCGTGGATGCGCAAGGTGCGGGTGGAGTTTCCCCCGGTGGTCATGGAGTCTCCGGCGGAGCCGTCCCGGCCGTTCGACGTTCCCGCGGCCCAGCGCAACCTGGTGTTCGTCACCAAGATCCAGCACTTCAAGCAGCCGGATGTCTTCGTCCGGGGTGCCGTGCTGTTGATGCGCACGTGGCCGGAGTACCAGGGCAAGGCCATCCTGGCGTGCCATGCCTTCGATTCGGATTTCCTCGCCGAGGTCAAGGCGCTCATCCCGTCGGACCTGACGGACCGCTTCGTCTTCATCAAGCCAGGTCCTGACCGTGAAGCCCACATGCGCGCGGGGGTGGTGGTCATCACCTCCAGCTATGAGTCGCTGAATCTCACGGCCTACGAGGCTTCCGTCGCGGGCACCCGGCTGGTGCTCAACTCGGCCTGCCTGGCCTTCGGTGACGACAGCCCCTTCGTCGACGGGGTCCACTGCCACAAGTATGACGGCAGCCTGGACGCGCTGGTGGTGGCCATGCGCAAGGCGTTGGAAGGACCGGAGCTGGCCCCCGTCCGCTGGACGGTGGACCGTCCCTATTGGGAGCGCCACGTGCGGGAGGCGCCGCCCACACGAAGCCCTCAGCCGCCGCTGGTCAGCGTGGTCATCATCAATCAGGACCAGGGCATCTTCCTGACCATCGCGCTGCAAGGTGTCGCCGCCAGCACGTACCCGGAAGTGGAAGTCGTCGTCGTGGATGATGGGTCCACGAGCGCCTTCGACATGCAGGTCCTGCAGCGCCTGGAGCGGTCCGCGGCTGAAGGGGAGGGGCTTCGTGTCGTCCGCTCCCCGGTCCGCCGCGGGTTCGCGGGGGCTCGTAACCTGGGTGTCCGAGCCGCACGCGGGGCATACGTCGTGTTCCTGGAGTCGGACGACAGCCTGTCCCCGGACTTCATCCAACACGCCGTCTCCGCGCTGGAAGCGCGACAGGAGTTCTCAGGGGTTGTTCCCACCGGGGGCCGCTTCCACTCCAGCGAAGAGTTGGCCAACCGCCAGTTCAAGGGGTTCATGACGTACCTGGGGGATTGTCCGACGTACGCGCTGGCCGCGAACCAGGTCTCCGCGCCCACGGCGCTGCTGCGCCGAACCGTCCTGGAGCAGCATGCCTACAATGAAACCCTGTCCGGCTATGCGGACTGGGATTTCTTCCTGCGGCTCGCGCAGGGGGGACACCGCTTCCTGGTGACGAACCAGGTCCACTTCTTCTCGCGGCGGGGGCATGCCATCACCCCGTCCGCGTCCCAGCAGCGCCAGCACTTCCGCTGGCTGGTGCGGCTCTTCGAAGGCGTGCCCGCGCCACTGCACCCGTCGACGCGGCTCTTCGCCCTGCTCGCGCACTCCCGCGAGGCCATGGTCGACCCATATGGCGCGCTCGACACGCAGGAGCGTCGGCCGTCCTCCGCGGCGTCCGCGGCCCTGGAGTCCGCCCAATCGCTGGCCGAGGCCGTGCGCCCGCTGCGCTACGACGTGGTGGACTTGATGAACGCGGCCTTGAAGCGCCTGCCCCTCGTGCACCCCTTGCTCAAGCAGGCCGTCGCGGGCAAACCCGTTCCCACCAGCGGGGAGACGGGGGGGGCGAGTCCCGGGGAGGCGCCTCCGCTTCGTTACGTGCTCGTGGACCGCGCGAACACGCTCTTCAAGCGGATGCCCGTCATTCACCGCGCGATTCGGAGCACGGTCAGCCGGCTGACCTGA
- a CDS encoding class I SAM-dependent methyltransferase, with the protein MRDDTHLHIALSPEPSAPRQSQPEEAASSQYWKATSGYTYREMIRTRQDAGNPGYGQQEALLTKLMQTEQRALERPLDVLEFGCGFGRHAAYLASLEGVRYHGYDFSEAMMEPLRQAPPVGLEPVDERLFCGPDALAAVGDRTFDVVFTVSVLIHNPPERLPGLMESLGKLVRPGGLLCLVENQLVPFGVWENAWHQGCWLHPYAELTPAGWDMHHGGGLLATHDVYVFKRNASQGRRFFQLQSVEQPRDERREVTLESLNVQSLPRLRAWTEHAGEVLQAGNGLTGMQVSELTERLTVELKRSERRQRLLSLSDELVRLRAEPVVTARAPVDTPAPRYGHDTVAEAVVVDAPLDTTWAHVDPRLSRVVHLFHQEWYGIRAASGYAPGHKIGITANRALTAADHQRIAETCERLGARSIIFQGFSPNALEVMHMLRRVFGSTLKLCCVWHGSTAQFHFDFELETFSRLLALREQGLLDAVACVKPEMHLMSPLLFQKVLLNLPPRVAPADQRHRASPTRAAFVPTPNNWWKNFYSNVFVAASLPGMERVFVTSPFSARPELPLNASVINVGPLNRSELFNLIRETDVVLNVTLAECQPMTALEGLTHGVACLTGPLTLGALDEHPFQRLVQVAGTGSLGQIRSALERVVGLRERSPEEYAQMLEDYTQTLCAQAINHYLEFAQP; encoded by the coding sequence ATGCGGGATGACACCCATCTTCACATCGCGTTGTCGCCGGAGCCGAGCGCCCCGCGGCAGTCGCAGCCGGAAGAAGCGGCAAGCAGCCAGTATTGGAAGGCCACGAGCGGCTACACCTACCGGGAGATGATCCGCACGCGTCAGGACGCGGGCAACCCCGGGTATGGCCAACAAGAGGCGCTGCTCACGAAGCTGATGCAGACCGAGCAACGCGCGCTGGAGAGGCCGCTGGACGTCCTGGAGTTTGGCTGCGGCTTCGGGCGGCATGCCGCCTATCTGGCTTCCCTCGAAGGCGTTCGCTACCACGGCTACGACTTCTCCGAGGCGATGATGGAGCCCCTGCGGCAAGCGCCGCCCGTGGGGCTGGAGCCTGTGGATGAGCGGCTCTTCTGTGGGCCGGATGCCCTGGCGGCGGTGGGGGACAGGACGTTCGACGTGGTGTTCACCGTGTCCGTCCTCATCCACAACCCGCCGGAGCGCCTGCCTGGCCTGATGGAGTCGCTGGGCAAGCTCGTGCGTCCCGGCGGATTGCTGTGCCTGGTCGAAAACCAGCTTGTTCCCTTCGGTGTCTGGGAGAACGCCTGGCACCAGGGATGCTGGCTGCACCCGTACGCGGAACTGACGCCCGCTGGCTGGGACATGCATCATGGCGGTGGCCTCCTGGCCACGCATGACGTCTACGTCTTCAAGCGCAACGCGTCCCAAGGGCGCCGCTTCTTCCAGCTCCAGTCCGTCGAGCAGCCCCGGGACGAGCGCCGGGAGGTGACGCTGGAGTCGCTGAACGTCCAGTCCCTGCCCCGGCTGCGGGCGTGGACGGAGCACGCGGGCGAGGTGCTCCAGGCGGGGAACGGCCTGACGGGGATGCAGGTTTCCGAGCTGACGGAGCGCCTGACGGTCGAACTGAAGCGGTCGGAGCGGCGGCAGCGCTTGTTGTCGCTTTCGGATGAGCTGGTCCGCCTGCGCGCCGAGCCGGTGGTGACTGCTCGGGCGCCGGTCGACACGCCTGCGCCGCGTTATGGGCATGACACCGTGGCGGAGGCCGTCGTGGTCGATGCCCCACTGGATACGACGTGGGCTCATGTCGACCCGCGGCTCTCCCGGGTGGTGCATCTCTTCCACCAGGAGTGGTACGGCATCCGTGCTGCGTCTGGCTACGCGCCGGGACACAAGATTGGCATCACCGCGAATCGCGCGTTGACGGCGGCGGACCACCAGCGCATCGCCGAGACGTGTGAGCGGCTGGGCGCACGGTCCATCATCTTCCAGGGGTTTTCGCCCAATGCCCTGGAGGTCATGCACATGCTTCGCCGCGTGTTCGGCAGCACGCTCAAGCTGTGCTGTGTGTGGCACGGCTCCACCGCCCAGTTCCACTTCGACTTCGAATTGGAGACCTTCAGCCGCTTGCTGGCGCTCCGGGAGCAGGGGCTTCTTGATGCCGTGGCTTGCGTCAAGCCAGAGATGCACTTGATGTCGCCGCTGCTCTTCCAGAAGGTCCTGCTCAACCTTCCTCCTCGGGTCGCACCGGCGGACCAACGTCACCGCGCTTCGCCGACGCGGGCCGCCTTCGTTCCCACGCCCAACAACTGGTGGAAGAACTTCTATTCCAACGTCTTCGTCGCCGCGTCACTGCCGGGGATGGAGCGCGTCTTCGTCACCAGTCCTTTCTCGGCCCGCCCGGAGCTGCCCCTCAATGCTTCCGTCATCAACGTGGGGCCATTGAACCGTTCGGAGCTGTTCAACCTCATCCGGGAGACGGACGTCGTCCTCAATGTGACGCTCGCCGAGTGCCAGCCGATGACCGCCCTGGAGGGACTGACTCACGGTGTGGCGTGCCTGACAGGGCCGCTGACCCTGGGGGCTCTGGATGAACACCCCTTTCAGCGATTGGTTCAGGTCGCGGGCACCGGCTCGCTCGGACAGATTCGCTCGGCGCTGGAGCGGGTCGTCGGCCTCCGGGAGCGTTCGCCGGAGGAGTACGCGCAGATGCTGGAGGACTACACCCAGACGCTCTGTGCCCAGGCGATCAACCACTATCTTGAGTTCGCACAGCCATGA